The Leguminivora glycinivorella isolate SPB_JAAS2020 chromosome 2, LegGlyc_1.1, whole genome shotgun sequence DNA window catcatcataggtATATGTCCTTTTCGTAGCTTGTCTTCGTTCTTCTAATCTGAAGCAGGCAAATACATTCGAATCACAAGGTTTACTTACTAGGATGGAAAGGGGTTAATTCGTCCATGGAGTAAGAAATAGTTACAGTAGAAAAGAgaagtaaattaaatttttaacacTTGGCTTACTTAATGAATGTTACACAAACTAGTTAATTTTCTGCCGTGGACAAAAAGTGATATGATAGTAATATTGAATTTAGTTATAATTAAACACAACCCACTATTTCACTTCCACAACATCAAGAattttacaaacttattatGTACAGGTGAAGAAACGAATATCGTCTTAAAAACATTGGGCCTTGTAAAGAACACGTAAAGAAATGAAATATAGGAAGTTTTCATTTCATTGTCACTTTTATGTCACACTGACACTCAATGCCACCAACTTAACCACAAGTAAATATCCTATGCTGTTTAAGTCTATTATTTAAACACTGTTAAAAAGTTCACcatgaaaacaaaaaatcagTCAGTCTCTTAAAACATACGGTTTAAAGTTTAAACATTTTTCTTTGTGAATGAGTCTCGTCTTATTTTTATATTGGTGGCCAAGAAGTACACAGGTCTTCTGGGGTATGCGATCATTGCTGCCCATGGACATcggaaacaccagaagggttggaggtgcgATGCCGGCATTTAAGACGGgagtataatattttattgaagGTTAAATTGGTCAGAGTTTCCGAAAATACCGCAGGGCGCCAGTTCATGCCACAGTTTGACTCACCTGACTCGATGTACCTAAAACCGTGGACAAGTACTACTGTGATTATGTCTGttcattatatttatatttaaaaaaaaaacataattttattaaaagctttatttaaataaataaaatccaaCCAATTGAACCAACTAGCAAACAACCAACATTCAAGCTTTCAGAGTGGCATCTAACTCTCCACTGGCTTGCAGTTCTTTGATAATATCTAGCCCCCCAACCAGTTCACCTTTGACATAAAGTTGGGGGTAAGTTGGCCAATCAGAGTACTCTTTTAGGCCTTGGCGAACTTCCTCGTCAGTCAGTATATCAAAAGTGCCATATTGAACCCTGAAATGTAAACAATATGTCATGATAAGATATCATTTATTTGTCGATTTACTTTTATCGCCAACCTAATTTGATCACTATTTAATAGCGATTGTTATTTATCAAGCAGGTTATCTAGTCAAGTCCAATACTGGTAATGGAATATTGTAAACTTTATAGATGAAAGAGAAGTACCATTTTTGGGCAGTGAAAATTTTCCTTTGTTAAATAGTCCATTTCATTACAGTTTTATAGCCAAAGATAATTCAAATGAATAGGACCAACTACATACCCCGTTCCATTCAGAATCTGAATCAAGGTCCTGCTGAATCCACATCTAGGTGTCTCTCTGTTGCCTTTCATGAATACCATTACATTATGTTTATTGATCAGTGCCTTGAGCCTCTCCTCCAATGGCTGTTGTGGTGTTGTGATAGCTGGAGCTGCCTTCCCGAGGCTGTGAGCCTTTACCTTTGAAGTAATTTGTGCGGCGTCTGCACCATCCACTCTGTCCACTTGTGATccatttttgaataaaattacagTTGGTACTGAATCAACCTAAAACacaatttaatatttaacaaattttgttatgtataaaaaattcatAGACATATTAGAGGAGTTTTGTTGCTGAAATATTTAATGTTGctcaaataattattatttggagCTAATGTAGTATCTTTATTCcattcataatatattataataaatttgcATACAACAAAATGTTATATGTTACAGAGTATGAAACATGAATTTGTAATTTACATAAAATGCAAGcacggatccagcttcgtgcccagggggacacacgtggtaaaggcccaggccccagggaaGGGTCATGTGGTCTATTtctatggccaacctaggctccaggggggggggtcatgacccccatgacccgccccttggatccgcgcatgataaaatgtgagtgtgcacggggaaacatcccactttgttaattgctataaagccgctttgtcagtttattcatataaagatacaagtaaatctcaccttaatggtaactgacaaagtgggatgttttactaaacacacacataaatataaataccttaTAAGATAATGAGATTTCAGATAGGTTCTCAGCATCACAAACACAGAACTTAGCTCCACTACCTTGGATTTCTGGAATTTTAGAAAGTTCTTTGAGCACCTCTGTGACTTGGCCACATTGGTCTGCCCATTCGGCTGAAAAATGGGCTACTGTCAATGTAGGAGATCtgcaaataaattaaaaatacatagtaCCTAGCATACCATACATTAACTACTAACAACTAAGCAGGGGATCTAAGTATGTTTATAACGAAAAACCATTGAGTTTTGCAGATACTGTCATATTCATGTTAATCATGTTAGATGTTTACATAATGGTGAAGCATGGTTTGATCTTGACCTCCAGGAGTTATCATAAAAACGTCACCTGACACAATAGAAGTTTCTTACGcaaaatttatgttttacataCAATGTAGTTTGTTTTACATACAGTGTAGTAGTAATAAATCTTAAGAAAATGTTCGGTTTCtagaaaataacctaacctGGCATCAAAGGTCACGAtgaatataatttaattgtcGAATAA harbors:
- the LOC125241008 gene encoding glutaredoxin-3 is translated as MSVTNVDSAENFQNLIRSPTLTVAHFSAEWADQCGQVTEVLKELSKIPEIQGSGAKFCVCDAENLSEISLSYKVDSVPTVILFKNGSQVDRVDGADAAQITSKVKAHSLGKAAPAITTPQQPLEERLKALINKHNVMVFMKGNRETPRCGFSRTLIQILNGTGVQYGTFDILTDEEVRQGLKEYSDWPTYPQLYVKGELVGGLDIIKELQASGELDATLKA